In a single window of the Dreissena polymorpha isolate Duluth1 chromosome 3, UMN_Dpol_1.0, whole genome shotgun sequence genome:
- the LOC127871349 gene encoding probable G-protein coupled receptor 75, producing MGKIILYKLTKVSDLKSSNFIEYDMMEYMETVNVTVSPNTVITMTSDCIHTATLAVCTVLVIFVLFLGCAGNGIVLFNALTTKRHRHASDLLVINLAGADFIMCTCLSPMFLFLLFSTSEIPKVFCASILFLGVTSGLLSLLSLVSVAMHRKCRVAGLLRKSMSLSKISVVVGIIWIISVTVAVAGTLHVTLLWKDETINECTNVINGGKSGSFVLYYLSPVTIVGLLLICVCYGSIASAARGHQNYGQLGMAPRAGGCHSNTNCVNRKIDNQQFCADKCSSPSPDSSTDNGNKALIMCFVVTLTVSLCWGPLIMSQFVQIFTGETIILYQVKLCGIALIFLNSALNPYLYGQNNCKTKHRYIKWLYACARCEYSLPIKHKLKQNLDHELEQCPLKGSPPNQDDTVSGPISGPSCNSCSDCRVTDALHARQYLTNIRYAQLLMTSFRDSYAVKTAPVENV from the coding sequence ATGGGgaaaattattttgtataaattgaCCAAAGTATCTGATCTGAAATCCTCTAATTTTATCGAGTATGATATGATGGAATATATGGAAACGGTAAACGTCACCGTATCTCCTAATACCGTAATAACTATGACGTCGGACTGTATTCACACGGCAACGCTCGCGGTGTGCACAGTGCTCGTGATCTTCGTGCTGTTTCTCGGCTGTGCAGGAAATGGAATCGTCTTGTTTAACGCGCTGACAACCAAGCGGCACCGGCACGCCAGCGACCTCCTAGTGATTAATCTTGCCGGCGCAGACTTCATAATGTGCACGTGCCTGTCGCCGATGTTCCTTTTCCTTTTGTTTTCAACGTCAGAAATACCAAAAGTGTTTTGCGCGAGCATTTTATTTCTTGGAGTCACCAGCGGCCTTCTGTCGCTGCTGAGTCTCGTCTCAGTCGCCATGCACCGGAAGTGTCGAGTCGCCGGCCTGTTGCGCAAGTCCATGAGTTTATCGAAGATTTCTGTCGTTGTCGGCATAATCTGGATTATTAGCGTCACCGTTGCCGTCGCCGGAACTCTACACGTGACGCTTTTGTGGAAAGACGAGACAATAAATGAGTGTACAAATGTGATTAATGGAGGTAAAAGTGGTAGTTTCGTCCTGTACTATCTGTCACCGGTGACAATAGTAGGATTATTATTAATTTGTGTGTGTTACGGGAGCATAGCGAGCGCCGCCCGAGGGCATCAAAACTATGGTCAGTTAGGTATGGCCCCCAGGGCAGGCGGTTGCCATAGTAACACGAATTGCGTGAACCGTAAAATTGACAACCAACAATTTTGTGCTGATAAATGTTCATCCCCTAGTCCCGATTCAAGTACTGATAatggaaataaagccttaatTATGTGCTTCGTCGTAACTCTTACTGTTTCATTGTGTTGGGGACCATTAATTATGTCGCAGTTTGTTCAGATCTTTACGGGGGAAACTATTATATTGTACCAGGTTAAATTATGTGGCATTGCTTTGATATTTCTCAATAGTGCCTTAAACCCTTATCTTTATGGTCAGAATAACTGCAAGACGAAACATAGATATATTAAATGGTTATACGCGTGTGCGCGCTGCGAATATTCCCTACCTATAAAGCACAAACTGAAACAAAACTTGGATCACGAACTTGAGCAGTGTCCCCTTAAGGGATCGCCGCCAAACCAGGACGATACGGTGAGCGGCCCGATTTCCGGCCCCTCGTGCAACTCGTGTAGCGACTGTCGCGTCACGGACGCTCTGCACGCGCGCCAGTACCTGACAAACATCCGGTACGCACAGCTTCTTATGACCAGTTTCCGGGACTCGTATGCAGTAAAAACAGCGCCCGTGGAAAACGTGTGA
- the LOC127871350 gene encoding probable G-protein coupled receptor 75 codes for MGKIILYKLTKVSDLKSSNFIEYDMMEYMETENVTVSPNTVITMTSDCIHTATLAVCTVLVIFVLFLGCAGNGIVLFNALTTKRHRHASDLLVINLAGADFIMCTCLSPMFLFLLFSTSEIPKVFCASILFLGVTSGLLSLLSLVSVAMHRKCRVAGLLRKSMSLSKISVVVGIIWIISVTVAVAGTLHVTLLWKDETINECTNVINGGKSGSFVLYYLSPVTIVGLLLICVCYGSIASAARGHQNYGQLGMAPRAGGCHSNTNCVNRKIDNQQFCADKCSSPSPDSSTDNGNKALIMCFVVTLTVSLCWGPLIMSQFVQIFTGETIILYQVKLCGIALIFLNSALNPYLYGQNNCKTKHRYIKWLYACARCEYSLPIKHKLKQNLDHELEQCPLKGSPPNQDDTVSGPISGPSCNSCSDCRVTDALHARQYLTNIWYAQLLMTSFRDSYSVKTAPVENV; via the coding sequence ATGGGgaaaattattttgtataaattgaCCAAAGTATCTGATCTGAAATCCTCTAATTTTATCGAGTATGATATGATGGAATATATGGAAACGGAAAACGTCACCGTATCTCCTAATACCGTAATAACTATGACGTCGGACTGTATTCACACGGCAACGCTCGCGGTGTGCACAGTGCTCGTGATCTTCGTGCTGTTTCTCGGCTGTGCAGGAAATGGAATCGTCTTGTTTAACGCGCTGACAACCAAGCGGCACCGGCACGCCAGCGACCTCCTAGTGATTAATCTTGCCGGCGCAGACTTCATAATGTGCACGTGCCTGTCGCCGATGTTCCTTTTCCTTTTGTTTTCAACGTCAGAAATACCAAAAGTGTTTTGCGCGAGCATTTTATTTCTTGGAGTCACCAGCGGCCTTCTGTCGCTGCTGAGTCTCGTCTCAGTCGCCATGCACCGGAAGTGTCGAGTCGCCGGCCTGTTGCGCAAGTCCATGAGTTTATCGAAGATTTCTGTCGTTGTCGGCATAATCTGGATTATTAGCGTCACCGTTGCCGTCGCCGGAACCCTACACGTGACGCTTTTGTGGAAAGACGAGACAATAAATGAGTGTACAAATGTGATTAATGGAGGTAAAAGTGGTAGTTTCGTCCTGTACTATCTGTCACCGGTGACAATAGTAGGATTATTATTAATTTGTGTGTGTTACGGGAGCATAGCGAGCGCCGCCCGAGGGCATCAAAACTATGGTCAGTTAGGTATGGCCCCCAGGGCAGGCGGTTGCCATAGTAACACGAATTGCGTGAACCGCAAAATTGACAACCAACAATTTTGTGCTGATAAATGTTCATCCCCTAGTCCCGATTCAAGTACTGATAatggaaataaagccttaatTATGTGCTTCGTCGTAACTCTTACTGTTTCATTGTGTTGGGGACCATTAATTATGTCGCAGTTTGTTCAGATCTTTACGGGGGAAACTATTATATTGTACCAGGTTAAATTATGTGGCATTGCTTTGATATTTCTCAATAGTGCCTTAAACCCTTATCTTTATGGTCAGAATAACTGCAAGACGAAACATAGATATATTAAATGGTTATACGCGTGTGCGCGCTGCGAATATTCCCTACCTATAAAGCACAAACTGAAACAAAACTTGGATCACGAACTTGAGCAGTGTCCCCTTAAGGGATCGCCGCCAAACCAGGACGATACGGTGAGCGGCCCGATTTCCGGCCCCTCGTGCAACTCGTGTAGCGACTGTCGCGTCACGGACGCTCTGCACGCGCGCCAGTACCTGACAAACATCTGGTACGCACAGCTTCTTATGACCAGTTTCCGGGACTCGTATTCAGTAAAAACAGCGCCCGTGGAAAACGTGTGA